In Gemmobacter sp. 24YEA27, a genomic segment contains:
- the trpC gene encoding indole-3-glycerol phosphate synthase TrpC, whose translation MSKTVLDRIRAYKLEEIAARKALRSQSEVEDSARQAPAPRGFAAALQSAASGGYGLIAEIKKASPSKGLIRADFDPPALARAYEEGGATCLSVLTDTPSFQGDDDFLTQAHDAVKLPCLRKEFIYDPWQIAESRALKADCILLIMASLSNDQAMELEAAAFEWKMDVLIEVHDEEELERAQHLKSPLIGINNRNLHTFEVTLDTTRRLARRVPEDRLIVAESGLHTPEDLADLARYGARCFLIGESLMRQDDVAAATREILSRPLTAQGGMPL comes from the coding sequence ATGTCCAAGACCGTTCTCGATCGCATCAGGGCCTATAAGCTCGAAGAGATCGCGGCCCGCAAAGCGCTGCGCTCCCAAAGCGAAGTCGAGGACAGCGCCCGCCAGGCTCCGGCCCCGCGTGGCTTTGCGGCGGCGCTGCAATCGGCGGCCAGTGGCGGCTACGGGCTGATTGCCGAAATCAAGAAGGCCAGCCCGTCAAAGGGCCTGATCCGCGCCGATTTCGACCCGCCCGCCCTTGCCCGCGCCTATGAAGAGGGTGGCGCCACCTGCCTTTCCGTGCTGACCGACACGCCGTCTTTCCAGGGCGATGACGACTTCCTCACGCAGGCGCATGATGCAGTGAAACTGCCCTGCCTGCGCAAGGAGTTCATCTATGACCCCTGGCAGATTGCTGAATCCCGTGCACTCAAGGCCGATTGCATCCTGCTGATCATGGCGTCTTTGTCGAATGACCAGGCGATGGAGCTGGAAGCGGCCGCTTTTGAGTGGAAGATGGATGTGCTGATCGAGGTGCATGACGAGGAAGAGCTTGAACGCGCCCAGCATCTGAAATCACCGCTGATCGGCATCAATAACCGCAATCTCCACACTTTCGAGGTCACTCTCGACACCACCCGCCGCCTTGCGCGCCGGGTGCCGGAGGATCGGCTTATCGTCGCGGAATCCGGGCTCCACACGCCCGAAGATCTCGCCGATCTCGCCCGTTACGGTGCGCGCTGCTTCCTGATCGGCGAGAGCCTGATGCGCCAGGACGATGTTGCCGCCGCCACCCGCGAAATTCTTTCCCGCCCGCTGACCGCCCAGGGCGGAATGCCGCTCTGA
- a CDS encoding uracil-DNA glycosylase: protein MIPPEIAACSEIPASPEIPESWASLPFFQTDWPALWTRLAASPGWQPEAQNIFRALTLTPREKVRVIILGQDPYHTPGRARGLAFSFPPGAPPRDSLKNILTELASDTGQIKADGDLSAWAAQGVLLLNTTLTVPVGQAFGHKTWGWNTLTTQILSATAQDGPRAFLLWGGPAQKLCARLPRENHLFLESAHPSPLSAYRGFFGSRPFSQTNAWLAARGDPIIDWSA, encoded by the coding sequence ATGATCCCGCCCGAAATCGCCGCCTGCTCCGAAATCCCCGCCTCCCCCGAAATCCCGGAATCCTGGGCCTCGCTTCCCTTCTTCCAGACCGACTGGCCCGCGCTCTGGACCCGTCTCGCGGCCTCTCCCGGCTGGCAACCCGAAGCGCAAAACATCTTCCGCGCGCTCACCCTGACCCCGCGCGAGAAGGTGCGCGTCATCATCCTCGGCCAGGACCCCTATCACACGCCAGGCCGCGCCCGGGGTCTCGCCTTCTCCTTCCCCCCCGGCGCGCCCCCGCGCGACTCGCTGAAAAACATCCTGACCGAACTCGCCTCCGACACGGGTCAGATCAAAGCCGACGGAGACCTCAGCGCCTGGGCCGCACAGGGCGTCCTCCTCCTCAACACCACCCTCACCGTGCCGGTGGGCCAGGCTTTTGGCCATAAGACCTGGGGCTGGAACACCCTCACGACCCAGATCCTCAGTGCCACCGCACAGGACGGCCCCCGCGCCTTCCTCCTCTGGGGCGGTCCCGCGCAAAAACTCTGCGCCCGCCTCCCCCGGGAAAATCACCTCTTCCTCGAATCCGCACATCCCTCCCCCCTCTCGGCCTATCGCGGCTTCTTTGGCTCACGCCCCTTCAGCCAGACCAATGCCTGGCTGGCCGCCCGGGGTGACCCCATCATCGACTGGTCCGCCTGA